A window of the Cystobacter fuscus genome harbors these coding sequences:
- a CDS encoding type VI secretion system contractile sheath domain-containing protein, whose product MSGNRVRWLVAGAFHPSPTGRRFPLTEQSFAEELRRATTGLRVTVPDRIGSGDTSTHALSFGSLDAFGMSALIASLPELRALSALREAISSTRPLAPQDAAHLRDMLGQGRLTEALARARSSRSASLALVEEALFTTVRELLQHPLVARLESAWRGLHWLWTQCPASAGMDLEVLDVGPEALVDTLAASLEGPALQRPDACFLLDVGEDPAIPGRLAALGEQAWLPLVMAAPASLGGAGLAGAQDVRPPDAWNHLRADESSRWLCATLNPVVMRAERHGEVHDECLASPVLGVAALLAASFRDTHTFARLVGPGSAVRAPAAWQPQEGRGPVATEACLSLREQQRLASRGLAGVSGWWDSRDVNLAAAPTVYGGRDAAPLPAQLLTGRIVRLAQEVAERLPPRPLPRPSRRCAPAPRARSFPRARAAAAS is encoded by the coding sequence ATGTCCGGCAACCGCGTGCGCTGGCTCGTCGCCGGCGCCTTCCATCCCTCGCCCACGGGAAGGCGCTTCCCGCTCACCGAGCAGTCCTTCGCCGAGGAGCTCCGGCGCGCCACCACGGGCCTGCGCGTCACCGTGCCGGACCGCATCGGCTCGGGCGACACGAGCACCCACGCGCTGTCCTTCGGCTCGCTGGACGCCTTCGGGATGTCCGCGCTCATCGCCTCCCTGCCGGAGCTGCGTGCCCTGAGCGCCCTGCGCGAGGCGATCTCCAGCACGCGCCCCCTGGCGCCCCAGGACGCCGCCCACCTCCGGGACATGCTGGGCCAGGGCCGCCTCACCGAGGCACTGGCGCGCGCCCGCTCCTCCCGTTCCGCCTCGCTCGCCCTCGTCGAGGAGGCCCTGTTCACCACCGTCCGGGAGCTGCTCCAGCATCCGCTCGTGGCCCGGCTGGAGTCGGCCTGGCGCGGGCTGCACTGGTTGTGGACGCAATGCCCCGCCTCCGCGGGCATGGACCTCGAGGTGCTGGACGTCGGACCCGAGGCGCTCGTGGACACCCTCGCCGCGAGCCTCGAAGGGCCCGCGCTCCAGCGTCCCGATGCCTGCTTCCTGCTGGACGTGGGCGAGGACCCGGCCATCCCGGGGAGGCTCGCCGCGCTGGGAGAGCAGGCCTGGTTGCCCCTCGTCATGGCCGCCCCCGCGTCCCTGGGCGGTGCCGGGCTCGCGGGCGCCCAGGACGTCCGCCCCCCGGACGCCTGGAATCACCTGCGCGCCGACGAGTCCTCGCGCTGGCTGTGCGCCACGCTCAACCCGGTGGTGATGCGCGCCGAGCGGCACGGAGAGGTGCACGACGAGTGCCTCGCCAGTCCCGTGCTGGGCGTGGCGGCGCTGCTGGCGGCGAGCTTCCGCGACACCCACACCTTCGCGCGACTCGTGGGTCCGGGCAGCGCGGTGCGCGCGCCCGCCGCGTGGCAACCCCAGGAGGGACGGGGTCCGGTGGCGACCGAGGCGTGCCTCTCCCTCCGGGAGCAGCAGCGGCTGGCCTCGCGGGGCCTCGCGGGGGTGAGTGGGTGGTGGGACTCGCGGGACGTGAACCTGGCGGCGGCTCCCACCGTGTACGGTGGCCGGGACGCGGCGCCCCTCCCCGCGCAACTGCTCACCGGCCGCATCGTCCGCCTCGCCCAGGAGGTCGCCGAGCGGCTGCCCCCCAGGCCACTCCCCAGGCCATCTCGGAGGTGTGCGCCCGCGCCGCGAGCGCGTTCCTTCCCGCGGGCCCGGGCCGCCGCTGCGAGCTGA
- the mltG gene encoding endolytic transglycosylase MltG — protein sequence MKRLLWVLFGVVILGVVAAGGAWVWVQREVQRAAAPPGAPTVEFVVSKGTTGRGLGRQLASAKLIHDGRIWRWFLFRRGAFAPKAGRHLVSPSMTMAEIATALESPPLPEDKPFVIVEGWRLRDTDAALAAAGFITSGAYVEAASHPERYKAPFQLPQGTLEGYLYPETYGVVPGAFNVEELIQRQLDTFAERFYLPHREALSRGKRTLHEVVVMASMLEREEPVPAQRAIVSGILWKRIDKGFPLGVDATSRYSLSEWNDRKAFLQRLRDTTDPWNTRHRKGLPPGAIGSPTVESLQAALAPQTNEYWYYLHDSERRLHPSRNAEEHEALRRKYNVY from the coding sequence ATGAAGCGTCTTCTATGGGTCCTGTTCGGGGTGGTCATCCTCGGCGTGGTGGCGGCGGGTGGCGCCTGGGTGTGGGTACAACGGGAAGTGCAGCGGGCCGCGGCGCCTCCGGGGGCGCCCACGGTGGAGTTCGTCGTCTCCAAGGGCACCACGGGTCGTGGCCTGGGGCGGCAGCTCGCCTCCGCCAAGCTCATCCATGATGGCCGGATATGGCGCTGGTTCCTCTTCCGCCGCGGCGCGTTCGCCCCCAAGGCGGGCCGTCACCTGGTGAGCCCGTCCATGACGATGGCGGAGATCGCCACCGCGCTCGAGTCTCCCCCGCTGCCCGAGGACAAGCCCTTCGTCATCGTCGAGGGCTGGCGCCTGCGCGACACCGATGCCGCGCTCGCCGCCGCGGGGTTCATCACCTCGGGGGCCTACGTGGAGGCCGCCAGCCACCCCGAGCGCTACAAGGCCCCCTTCCAGCTCCCCCAGGGAACCCTGGAGGGCTACCTCTACCCGGAGACGTATGGCGTCGTGCCCGGGGCGTTCAACGTGGAGGAGCTCATCCAGCGTCAGCTCGATACCTTCGCCGAGCGCTTCTACCTCCCCCACCGCGAGGCGCTGTCACGCGGCAAGCGCACCCTGCACGAGGTGGTGGTCATGGCCTCCATGCTCGAGCGCGAGGAGCCCGTGCCCGCCCAGCGCGCCATCGTGTCGGGCATCCTCTGGAAGCGCATCGACAAGGGCTTTCCCCTGGGGGTGGATGCCACCTCGCGCTACAGCCTGAGCGAGTGGAACGACCGCAAGGCCTTCCTCCAGCGCCTGCGCGACACGACGGATCCCTGGAACACGCGCCATCGCAAGGGCCTGCCTCCGGGCGCCATCGGCTCGCCCACCGTGGAATCGCTCCAGGCGGCGCTCGCCCCCCAGACCAACGAGTACTGGTACTACCTGCACGACTCCGAGCGGCGCCTGCACCCCTCGCGCAACGCCGAGGAGCACGAAGCGCTGCGCCGCAAATACAACGTGTATTAG
- a CDS encoding 3-deoxy-7-phosphoheptulonate synthase, producing the protein MTSRTENLNVVGIDRMATPAEIKERVPMTERAAESVLAGRRALVDILERKDPRLFVIVGPCSIHDPVAGMDYARRLLALSAEVRETLCVVMRVYFEKPRTTTGWKGFINDPRMDDSFHIEEGMERGRRFLRDVAELGLPAATEALDPIAPQYYGDLVSWTAIGARTVESQTHREMASGLSTPVGFKNGTDGSLESAVNGILSASHAHSFLGLNENGVSAIIRTRGNAHGHLVLRGGGGRPNYDTVSITLAEQSLTKAKLPCNLVVDCSHANSSKKPELQPLVMRDVVHQVREGNRSIVGLMIESFLEAGNQPIPADLSKLRYGCSVTDACVDWNTTETMLRQAHEILRGVISTRRAA; encoded by the coding sequence ATGACCTCCCGCACCGAAAACCTCAATGTCGTCGGCATCGACCGCATGGCCACTCCCGCCGAGATCAAGGAGCGGGTCCCGATGACGGAGCGAGCGGCCGAGTCCGTCCTCGCCGGCCGCCGCGCCTTGGTGGACATCCTGGAGCGCAAGGATCCGCGCCTGTTCGTCATCGTGGGCCCCTGCTCCATCCACGATCCCGTGGCGGGAATGGACTACGCGCGCCGCCTGCTCGCCCTCTCCGCGGAGGTGCGTGAGACGTTGTGCGTGGTGATGCGGGTGTACTTCGAGAAGCCGCGCACCACGACGGGCTGGAAGGGCTTCATCAATGATCCGCGCATGGACGACTCCTTCCACATCGAGGAAGGCATGGAGCGCGGCCGCCGCTTCCTGAGGGACGTGGCCGAGCTGGGGCTGCCGGCCGCCACCGAGGCGCTCGATCCGATCGCGCCGCAGTACTACGGCGACCTGGTGTCCTGGACGGCCATCGGCGCGCGCACCGTGGAGTCGCAGACCCACCGGGAGATGGCCTCGGGCCTGTCGACACCGGTGGGCTTCAAGAACGGCACGGACGGCTCGCTGGAGTCGGCGGTCAACGGCATCCTCTCCGCCTCGCACGCGCACAGCTTCCTGGGACTGAACGAGAACGGGGTGTCGGCCATCATCCGCACCCGGGGCAACGCCCACGGGCACCTGGTGCTGCGCGGCGGCGGCGGACGGCCCAACTACGACACGGTGTCCATCACCCTCGCCGAGCAGTCGCTCACCAAGGCGAAGCTGCCGTGCAACCTCGTCGTGGACTGCTCGCACGCCAACTCCAGCAAGAAGCCCGAGTTGCAGCCGCTCGTCATGCGCGACGTGGTGCACCAGGTGCGCGAGGGCAACCGCTCGATCGTGGGCCTGATGATCGAGAGCTTCCTCGAGGCGGGCAACCAGCCCATCCCCGCCGACCTGTCCAAGCTGCGCTACGGCTGCTCGGTGACGGACGCCTGCGTGGACTGGAACACCACCGAGACCATGCTGCGCCAGGCCCATGAGATTCTGCGCGGCGTGATCTCCACGCGCCGCGCGGCGTGA